GTAAGGTGGCTGTGGGTATGGgtggggggacaagggagaccaacttttgctttttggttaatggttgtctaaagttggtgcttatgttgggatctcatgcaacattaaggataatacttgacataaatgctagtatgttccctctaataaatgggcatttgtcttacatattaatgggtcactagctaataataattgtgctaattaaatagtccactaactagtgtagggtgggataaggcccaacaaggtagaaagtccaacaagactaactagtaagcataagtaaattactacgcgtaattaagcatccataaacccaagtaattattattataaaataataattaagatttcgtagtcataacattccgattacgaaaaaagttaaacgtgtacgcagtacgcagtttgttcgtaacgtcaagtgacactaacggtcataaaggtttccggtgatcaaattaagtatcctacgtacttaaaggcacgttttaacacataaatgaaagtaagccatgtgtataaagattccagagtataaagtagcacagtacgcacaaatacgcagtttcgctaaaacacaaggcacaaaagcaagtcgaaaaagtcgggtcgttacattgcaCCCAGGACTAAGTGTGGATGAACTTCTCTATTGGGAGCACTCTTACTACCTCAATAGTCAAATACTTCGACCTCTATTTTACTTATGTATACGTAAGTATAATTTTTAATtcattaacttatatattttagacaATTATTGGTTTCTTTgtgggaggtgatactcacacacccAGTTTTGATCCATACACATTTTTTACCATACAACTTACAATTATACCCTTTTTTTCTAGAGAGTTAAATTTCTATTATTGTAAGGGTATAATAGTGACTTAGGTGTGTATGAATCAAAAATGAGTGTGTGAGTATCATCTCCCTTTGTTAAAATGACTATAACAATTGAACACTAGCTTTTGTAAGATTTCTCTTtgaatatatagataataatatcatattaCACTAGAATAACAAAATGGTTAAAGTGGGTAAAATAGATTTACCTTAAAAATTAGTGGGAGGGTTCTTTTCATGGAACCGGACTGAAAATTAAGGAACCGAATCGAACCAAAATTATTTGGGATGATCCACGGTACGCCTTCCTTCAATAATTTGGGACTCGGGACGAAATCGAACCGAATTAGTTTGGGACGGAATCGTACCATCCAATCATACACAAGCCTAGTTGCATTTCTTATTTTACTTATTCACTCTAATACTTCTGGTCAAACCAACGCAGTGGGTCACTGGGTCAGGTGCACAACTAACTCACCTTGTTACTTTATTCCACCATTAATCACTGTCACACACTGAAGCACGATATCTAATTCACCTCATAACTTTGTACAATCAAAATACCGCTGTAAAACTCTTGTCAATggctatataattatataaaatattactcaTAAATAtcttatattcatatacatatttaGGTCCAAGTTTGAAAAAAATATACTTGGATACTAATTTTTTTCCAAACATCAACATCGGTCAATAACTCGAAATGTTGTAGGGTATCCTATGGAATGGATATGAAAGATTGGGCGGTTGAGGGATGTATACATACGTTTTATTTCCTGGTGTAGAATAATTCTGAGACATTAAAAGCATAATTGAATTTTAGTTTACACTAGATAACGGAAGTGTATGGATGGAATTAAATTCTATTAATATCCTTTTATCTTGAATAAATTTCACATTAAAATGTGGTAAAATACATATACATTCAGTGTAGTACAGAAATGTGTGATTATCGCTTTTTAAAGTAGTCTTAACATGATTCTTGAGTATAATTTAACCACCACAGAAagtaaaaagacaaaaaaaaaaaaaaaaaaaaaaacaaaaggaaCAAACAAAAGATATGGAAGAAACTTAGTTACTCTATCCTTGGGGGCTCTAAGCCTCTAAGTGATaaatattcatcaataaattaaagCCTAACTTTCAATTCTTCATCATAAGTTTAAAACACCAAAAAATAACTAATTCCTAAATTCCATAATGGAGCTAAGTCCAAGCTTGATTGCAATATGTGGTGTAGGGATGATTGTGGTGATACTTACATGGAGGTTTTTGGATTGGGTTTGGTTTACACCAAAGAAGATGGAGAAATGTCTAAGAGAACAAGGACTTAAAGGAACCACTTACAAGTTGTTATATGGCGATATGAAGGAGATGGCGAAGATGATAACAGCTGCATATGCCAAACCCATTAATTTGACTGATGATATCGTACCACGAGTTTTGTCATTCGTTCATAACATGGTTAACACTCAtggtatgtatatatatcttatcTTATTATGTATGAAATTTTGGTAGCGGATGCTCTTATGAGATAACATGTATATGTTGTTGAGGTCATTTAAGTTTACTAACAGAACTAAtagattttataaatttaattGGAATTTGAGTTATCTTTATATTGTGATGAATGATGATTAATAGGTAAGAATTGCTTTACTTGGATGGGTCCAAAACCAATACTACACATAACTGATCCAACAATGATAAAGGAGATGTTAGGAAATTATGTTGAATTTCAGAAGATGAGAGGAGGAAACCCGATATTGGGCTTGCTAGCAAAAGGGCTTGCGGATGTCGAAGGTGATCAATGGGTGAAACATCGAAAAATCATCAATTCTGCTTTTCTTGTTGAGAAGCTTAAGGTTTTCCTTCTTTGTCCATTAGTTAGGAAAACATTAATCGTTTTGATGTATAAAACATTAATCGTTTTGACTTATCACCTAATCCGAGTATCAGGCTAGTTTTGCCACCTCTAGTAGGGATAATGTTGAAGTTCTACTTAAAGATAATAACAATTAttgaatatttttatatgttttatttATGTACAAGAGACTGACTGTAAAGATGTGCGGTTTTGGTGTTTCATTGTAGCATATGGTACCTGCTTTTTATGAAAGTTGCAATGAGATGATCAGCAAATGGGAAGAAGCGTTTAAAACCGAAAGCTCATGTGAAATTGATGTGTGGCCTCATCTCCAAACCATGACAAGTGACGTGATTTCGCGCACAGCGTTTGGCAGCAGCTATACTGAAGGAAGAAAGATATTTGAACTTCAAACAGAACAAGCTGAGCTAATAATAGCAACAGCTCGATCTACCTACGTTCCAGGATCACAGTCAGTATATCTTTCCAAGCGAAATATTGTGCATTTAAGAGACCTTATTTATTGTTCAATACCACATTTTTACTTTAAAGTAAAcgattttagggtttttttttttcaattttgtaGGTTTCTACCAACAAAAAACAACAAGAGGATAAAAGCAATTTACAAAGAAGTAAAGGGTTTGATAAGTAGCATTATCGACAAACGAGTGATCGAAATGAAAAAAACAAGAAGTAGCAAGGACGACCTCCTTGGCATACTATTAGAATCTAATTATAAGGAGATTAAACAACGAGGGAACAACAAATTTGGACTTAGTATAGATGATATCATAGAAGAATGCAAGCTATTCTATTTTGCAGGCCAAGAGACTACTGCGAATTTGCTTGTTTGGACTATGGTTTTGTTAGGTCAACACGTAGAATGGCAAGATCGTGCAAGAGTTGAAGTTTTAAATGTCTTTGCGGATAGGAAACCAGACATTGAGGGGTTGAATCGGCTAAAAATAGTATGTTTTCTAGATACTAACCgccgccccccccccccccccccccccccccccccctccctcTCATTTCAATTGTTTTGCAGATTAATAGTATCTTCCTCGAGGTTCTTAGGTTATACCCTCCTGTGGTAGCAATGTCACGAATGGTTCATAAAGAAACGAAATTAGGAAACGTAATGTTGCCTGCGGGAACACTCATCCAGTTGCACACAATGCTTTCACATCATGATCCTGTTGTATGGGGTGCGGATGTAAAAGAGTTTAATCCAGAGAGGTTCTCACAAGGTACATCTAAGGTAACCAAGGGGCAAACCGTGTATTTCCCCTTTGGTGGGGGTCCACGTGTATGCATCGGACAAAATTTTTCTATGTTGGAAGCTAAAATGATGCTTGCTATGATTCTTATGCGCTTCTCATTTGAGCTCTCCCCATCATATTCACACGCTCCATATACTATCATCACTCTTCAACCTCAATTTGGCGCACACTTAATCTTGCATAAGCGCTAGTGTATTGTAATTGTATTCTTAAAGAAGTCGGATTTtggttatatgtatgtatgtatgtatgtatgtatgtatgtatgtatgtatgtatgcatgcatgcatgcatgcatgtatgtatgtatgtatgaattacCTACACTAGTGAAGAAGGTACTATTCTACGAGTAGTATAAGTATGTGCGCAATAAGATCAAGTGATTCTGGTTGAAGATGTTAATCTCCACCTCCAAACAGCTTGATACTCTGACCCATGTTCACATTATCAAATCTTGCGGCAACAAAGCtatcaaaatataataaaatatcaaCAATTAAAAATCGGAATTCAAAGTCGTCGTTTCTAATTTCAAATCCACAAAAAAATGAGATATATGCTTTagcaactttattaataataaaaacataTGATTATCACATTTTGTTTCTTTTCAGAGCTACCCCACACCCTATAGTCGtgagattgggtattgttgttttcTTTTCAAGGACATCAAATGGTTATAATATATGAACAAAAAAAAAAGTTGGAATTATCAGAATGTATGACCAAACAAGTTTAACTTTACTTTAATCAAGTTAGATGTTTTTCTGCTACTAGAGTTCTTCAGTAAGGTTACATTACCGGAAGGACCCCTGGTGCAACTGCAATTTTGGGGCTTAACGGACGTCAAACAGAATATTTCTAAACGGACAATGTAAATCGCACTGGAACAGTTCTTGCACATGTGTCTTCATCAAAGCTACCGAAACTTCCATTTGGGCCACAAGTGGATCATTGACTTCCTTTTGAATAGGTCTTAATTTTGAATCCAACCGAACTTCACACTAGCCAAACAATAAGCATCATATAGGGTTTGGGGCTTGAACATGATAACAACCTtcatgattttgggttgaaacccccaAATTAAAAAACTAACTACAAACCATTCATCAAAACCCATCTTGCCATACAACGAACAAAAAGCTTCATAATTATACTTTCATGGTGTCATCTTGTTTAAAGGCTTTTCTTTTAGGCATTTTATCAAACACGTTGTATACATCTTTCTTATCCTCAATTTTGTTTACACTCATTAATATCATTTACCATTGATACTCTCAAATTGATATTTTGATATCTTGATTCGGTTTTGTAATTTCAGCATTAGTCATTGAAGAGCTTGAAAATTGTATTTAACTCTTTGACTTTCAAAAATAGTCCAGAAAAGTGCTATCATACCCATTTTTGTGTACTTTCAAGAAATGGATTGAATTGAAGAAGTAATCTTAATCAATCTGGAAACCTTAGGAGAAGAATCGAGTTC
This window of the Rutidosis leptorrhynchoides isolate AG116_Rl617_1_P2 chromosome 7, CSIRO_AGI_Rlap_v1, whole genome shotgun sequence genome carries:
- the LOC139858858 gene encoding cytochrome P450 CYP72A219-like, encoding MELSPSLIAICGVGMIVVILTWRFLDWVWFTPKKMEKCLREQGLKGTTYKLLYGDMKEMAKMITAAYAKPINLTDDIVPRVLSFVHNMVNTHGKNCFTWMGPKPILHITDPTMIKEMLGNYVEFQKMRGGNPILGLLAKGLADVEGDQWVKHRKIINSAFLVEKLKHMVPAFYESCNEMISKWEEAFKTESSCEIDVWPHLQTMTSDVISRTAFGSSYTEGRKIFELQTEQAELIIATARSTYVPGSQFLPTKNNKRIKAIYKEVKGLISSIIDKRVIEMKKTRSSKDDLLGILLESNYKEIKQRGNNKFGLSIDDIIEECKLFYFAGQETTANLLVWTMVLLGQHVEWQDRARVEVLNVFADRKPDIEGLNRLKIINSIFLEVLRLYPPVVAMSRMVHKETKLGNVMLPAGTLIQLHTMLSHHDPVVWGADVKEFNPERFSQGTSKVTKGQTVYFPFGGGPRVCIGQNFSMLEAKMMLAMILMRFSFELSPSYSHAPYTIITLQPQFGAHLILHKR